One Triplophysa rosa linkage group LG21, Trosa_1v2, whole genome shotgun sequence DNA segment encodes these proteins:
- the tbpl1 gene encoding TATA box-binding protein-like 1: MEPSNDVALDIIITNVVSVFRTRCHLNLRTIGLEGTNVIYKPEVGKVLMKLRKPRITATIWSSGKIICTGATSEEEAKLGARRLARCLQKIGFKVRFSDFKVVNVLAVCSLPFQIRLIEFTKNNRPIASYEPELHPAASYRIKTLRSTIQVFSTGNITVTGPNVQNVASAVEQIYPLLFECQKTLA, translated from the exons ATGGAACCCAGCAATGATGTGGCGCTTGATATCATCATTACCAACGTTGTGTCTGTCTTCAGAACCAGATGCCATCTAAACTTGCGCACTATCGGTCTGGAAGGCACTAATGTAATCTACAAACCAGAAGTGGGA aaagtCCTGATGAAGCTACGAAAGCCACGTATCACTGCCACTATATGGTCGTCAGGGAAAATTATTTGCACTGGAGCAACAAG TGAGGAGGAGGCCAAATTGGGTGCTCGACGGCTGGCCCGCTGTCTGCAGAAGATTGGATTCAAG GTGCGGTTCTCTGACTTTAAGGTAGTAAATGTGCTGGCGGTGTGCTCCCTGCCTTTTCAGATCCGTCTTATTGAGTTCACCAAGAATAACAGGCCCATTGCCAG CTATGAACCTGAACTCCATCCAGCTGCATCATACAGGATCAAAACCCTCAGGAGTACAATACAAGTGTTTTCTACCGGCAATATCACTGTTACTG GACCAAATGTGCAGAATGTGGCATCTGCAGTGGAGCAGATTTATCCTCTTCTGTTTGAGTGTCAGAAAACACTGGCATAG
- the tcf21 gene encoding transcription factor 21, with product MSTGSISDVDEFHESELLDGLLKFGSGKDPGTSNESTEDSSNCEGASVTEFTATTGKRRKSAAMRKSAPNGVAQECKPGQRNAANARERARMRVLSKAFSRLKTTLPWVPPDTKLSKLDTLRLASSYIAHLRQILANDKYENGYIHPVNLTWPFMVAGKPENELKEILTSTRLCGTTAS from the exons ATGTCCACCGGTTCCATCAGCGATGTGGATGAATTTCACGAGTCTGAGCTGCTGGATGGTCTTTTGAAATTCGGTTCCGGTAAAGACCCGGGGACATCAAACGAGAGCACAGAGGACAGCTCCAACTGCGAAGGGGCTTCGGTTACAGAATTTACCGCAACCACGGGAAAGCGGCGCAAATCAGCAGCCATGCGTAAATCGGCACCGAACGGTGTGGCCCAAGAATGCAAGCCGGGACAGAGGAACGCGGCGAACGCGCGCGAGAGGGCGAGGATGCGAGTGTTGAGCAAAGCTTTCTCCCGGTTGAAGACAACTTTACCGTGGGTTCCACCGGACACCAAACTCTCCAAGCTGGACACGCTGCGGCTGGCCTCCAGTTACATCGCGCACCTGCGACAGATACTTGCCAATGACAAATACGAGAATGGCTACATCCATCCTGTCAACTTG ACTTGGCCATTTATGGTGGCGGGGAAACCAGAAAACGAGCTTAAAGAAATTCTGACTTCTACACGTTTATGTGGGACTACAGCTTCTTGA